The following coding sequences lie in one Mycobacterium gordonae genomic window:
- a CDS encoding SDR family NAD(P)-dependent oxidoreductase encodes MTGILADTVALVTGASSGIGAATAEALAAQGAAVALLARRADRLHELRNAIEGAGGTALALVADVRDADQASAAVQRAVNELGRLDTVVNNAGLIRTGAATEAVLHDWDDLVAVNIHGVLYVTRASLPHLVAAAADSPRGVADLVTISSTAGWVARPGTAVYSLTKFGVNAFSESVRQELVGKRVRVGVVAPGIVDTEIFSHLDARSMKAVERQTAEMVKLRPDDVADAVVYMVTRARRVAVNHVLIRAAEQTW; translated from the coding sequence ATGACCGGGATACTGGCCGACACCGTCGCGTTGGTGACCGGTGCCAGCAGCGGTATCGGCGCGGCAACCGCGGAAGCGCTTGCCGCGCAAGGTGCCGCGGTAGCGTTACTGGCCCGTCGGGCGGATCGCCTGCACGAACTGCGGAATGCGATCGAAGGTGCCGGGGGAACCGCGCTTGCCCTGGTGGCCGACGTCCGCGATGCCGACCAGGCGTCGGCGGCGGTGCAGCGCGCGGTCAACGAACTGGGCCGGCTGGACACCGTGGTGAACAATGCCGGACTGATCCGGACCGGGGCGGCAACCGAAGCGGTGCTGCATGATTGGGACGATCTGGTCGCGGTGAACATACACGGAGTTCTGTATGTCACGCGGGCCTCATTGCCGCATCTGGTCGCCGCTGCGGCTGACTCTCCGCGCGGTGTGGCTGATCTGGTGACCATTAGTTCCACCGCCGGCTGGGTGGCCCGGCCGGGCACCGCGGTCTACTCGCTGACCAAGTTCGGGGTGAACGCCTTCAGCGAATCGGTGCGCCAGGAACTTGTCGGCAAGAGGGTTCGGGTGGGCGTGGTGGCACCGGGCATCGTGGACACCGAGATCTTTTCCCATCTGGACGCACGGTCGATGAAGGCGGTGGAGCGGCAGACCGCCGAGATGGTCAAACTGCGACCGGATGACGTCGCGGACGCGGTCGTCTACATGGTCACTCGGGCTCGCCGTGTCGCGGTCAACCATGTGCTCATACGGGCGGCCGAGCAAACGTGGTGA
- a CDS encoding glycosyltransferase, whose amino-acid sequence MRVVQVANFYGPRSGGLRTAVDRLGAEYCATGHEVFLVVPGPRAERSRLDSGVVRIMLPAMRLPFTGGYRAIMPAPVRALLVGLNPDALEVSDRLTLRCLGRWGRAHGATTVMISHERLDRLAGQILPRRTAQKFADFANRRTAADYDTVVCTTEFAREEFDRIGATNTVTVPLGVDLRTFHPRRHSADLRRRFAAPGQLLLVHCGRLSVEKRADRSIDALAALRDEGVDARLVIVGEGPLRARLQRQAARLPIEFTGFVGDRHVVAALLATADVALAPGPHETFGLAALESLACGTPAVVSRTSALTEIITADSGALADNDPLAFAGAVRDLAGRPERHRRVCARHRAEVFTWQRSAAGMLTTFG is encoded by the coding sequence ATGCGGGTGGTTCAGGTCGCCAATTTCTACGGGCCCCGGTCCGGGGGGCTGCGAACGGCGGTTGACCGGCTGGGTGCTGAATACTGCGCCACCGGTCACGAGGTCTTCCTGGTGGTCCCGGGACCGCGCGCCGAGCGCAGTCGGCTTGACAGCGGTGTTGTGCGAATCATGTTGCCGGCCATGCGGCTTCCGTTCACGGGTGGCTACCGCGCGATCATGCCCGCGCCGGTGCGGGCGTTGTTGGTTGGACTGAACCCGGACGCGCTGGAGGTTTCCGACCGGCTCACCCTGCGCTGCCTGGGACGGTGGGGGCGTGCACACGGCGCCACCACCGTGATGATCTCTCATGAGCGCCTGGATCGCCTTGCGGGCCAGATCCTTCCGCGGCGAACCGCACAGAAATTCGCCGACTTCGCCAATCGGCGCACCGCCGCCGACTACGACACCGTGGTGTGCACCACCGAGTTCGCCCGCGAAGAATTCGACCGCATCGGCGCGACCAACACCGTGACCGTGCCGCTCGGTGTCGACCTGCGGACCTTTCACCCGCGGCGACACAGCGCAGACCTCCGGCGTCGATTCGCCGCGCCGGGTCAGCTCCTGCTGGTGCACTGCGGGCGCCTGTCGGTGGAGAAGCGCGCCGATCGCAGCATCGACGCGCTCGCTGCATTGCGCGACGAGGGCGTCGACGCCCGATTGGTCATCGTCGGTGAAGGCCCGCTGCGGGCCCGGCTGCAACGCCAAGCTGCCCGCCTGCCAATCGAATTCACCGGCTTCGTCGGCGACCGACATGTGGTGGCGGCACTGCTTGCCACCGCCGATGTGGCTTTGGCTCCGGGCCCGCACGAAACCTTCGGGCTGGCCGCCCTTGAATCGCTGGCATGCGGCACCCCGGCAGTGGTATCACGCACCTCGGCTCTGACGGAGATCATCACCGCCGATAGCGGAGCGTTGGCCGACAACGATCCGCTTGCCTTCGCCGGCGCGGTCCGTGACCTGGCCGGCCGGCCGGAGCGCCACCGTCGGGTGTGCGCGCGGCACCGGGCCGAGGTGTTCACCTGGCAACGATCGGCGGCGGGCATGCTGACGACATTCGGCTGA
- a CDS encoding DUF4344 domain-containing metallopeptidase: MSRRLVVVVACSVLMFSAGCSGSKAQHSGAGARAAERPPGTSRTDPASEPAPAGTMTFRYEDATTPEAQSGRQLMSGAKVLESVAAHVNDTLNLPHEVGAVGKQCGEANDYWDPNVNEIQLCYEDIAQSQQRFANAGNPDPAQAAVDATISGFYHELGHATLNIYELAFTGREEDVADQLSAFELLAPGADGKAYPNGVRIAMDTAQDWKLSAKDAGDANELPFWDGHSMDITRMYNWECWIYGSDTTANAGMVTSGDLPEDRAGNCEEEFQNMSRAWQQMLGPHLKKPS, translated from the coding sequence ATGAGCAGGCGACTCGTTGTTGTCGTGGCGTGCTCGGTGTTGATGTTCTCGGCGGGATGCAGCGGATCCAAAGCTCAACACTCCGGCGCAGGCGCGCGCGCGGCCGAGCGGCCGCCGGGAACCTCGCGTACCGATCCGGCCAGCGAGCCGGCGCCGGCGGGAACTATGACCTTCCGCTACGAGGACGCCACCACCCCCGAGGCGCAGAGTGGTCGCCAATTGATGTCGGGTGCAAAGGTTTTGGAGAGTGTCGCCGCCCACGTCAACGACACCTTGAACCTGCCGCACGAGGTGGGGGCCGTCGGCAAGCAATGCGGAGAAGCCAACGACTACTGGGATCCCAACGTCAACGAAATCCAACTGTGCTACGAGGACATTGCGCAGAGCCAACAGCGGTTCGCCAATGCCGGCAACCCCGATCCGGCGCAAGCCGCCGTCGATGCGACCATTTCGGGGTTCTACCACGAACTCGGTCACGCGACGCTGAACATCTACGAGCTCGCCTTCACCGGGCGCGAGGAGGACGTCGCCGACCAGCTGTCCGCGTTCGAGCTGCTGGCCCCCGGCGCCGACGGGAAGGCATACCCCAACGGCGTCCGGATCGCCATGGACACCGCCCAGGACTGGAAGTTGAGCGCCAAGGATGCCGGTGACGCCAACGAACTACCGTTCTGGGACGGGCACTCGATGGACATCACCCGGATGTACAACTGGGAGTGCTGGATCTACGGGTCGGACACAACGGCCAACGCCGGCATGGTCACCTCCGGCGACTTGCCCGAAGACCGCGCCGGCAATTGCGAAGAGGAATTCCAGAACATGTCCAGGGCGTGGCAGCAGATGTTGGGGCCGCACCTGAAGAAACCGAGCTGA
- a CDS encoding MMPL/RND family transporter has product MLVVGVWAFAAVAGNSLAPPLERVVADLDQPFLPVGTATSLAVQRSAAAFSQAPTDNVAYLVLERNGPLSDQDRAFYEQLITALRADTKHVYDVTDWWRMPAAGDTAVSRDGHVVTATLRLDGVTGSTEAVDSITAARTIVAALHPPDGLRVYITGAGATIMDEFAAIDRQTQVITAVTLGVLFVFLVILYRSVITAMVPLASVMSGLTVAKPIISDLASRQWISVSLFSLSIAVAVAVGAGTGFAIFLLGRYHEQRRKGFDPADALADAYRSVAPAIVGSTLIVVAPLGAVGWLSLARISMFATTGILCAIGVLAVGVASLTLTPALIALASRAGLVKPPQREWLRRRWRRVGTHVARWPAPILVATSVFVLIMLLGLPGVPIGWDETASTSPDTEANRGYRAVNQHFDANHVQPDVVTIETDEDLRNPAALAAIGRVTGAIMGISGVRMVQSASHPSGMVSKQASLSATGGNVGDRLDQFSDQLAAKDSTFTDLDAGVRELGSGLDLIQSSTQAGAYAIGGVSLAVRLTQQATDKIRARAADVAEIFDPLRSFVGSISDCRTTPVCSSAQEAVQWATAVVAGSNKLVEAADTLAKAAVDAAAKPGVPLPEVLAEVSTEMAQVRGMAAQVRDLLSNPRPVPIQELPDYLHRLASVSQGSPGANLYASRRILTDPAMRPTLDQFFSPNGHATRLFVYGQGLEWGDEGAARARAIAAAVTDTVKDGALPATAVELIGVGPATRDLQDIVGGDLALMVVITLAVILFIAALLLRSPIAGFVVLATILASYVSALGASVLLFHRLLHHDLHWSVPPIAFVSMVGIASGGNLLFALRIREELSAGLRTSIIRASAATGLVVTAGGVVVGLTMLALGISSVLSVAQIGVTVGLGLVVNALVVRAFVLPAMMVVLDRWLWWPRRTAADDEELEPATATR; this is encoded by the coding sequence TTGCTGGTCGTCGGTGTCTGGGCCTTTGCCGCGGTCGCCGGCAACAGCCTTGCACCGCCGCTCGAGCGGGTCGTGGCGGACCTCGACCAGCCGTTCCTGCCGGTCGGCACCGCGACTTCTCTTGCGGTGCAACGCTCGGCGGCTGCTTTCTCGCAGGCGCCGACCGACAACGTCGCCTACCTGGTACTCGAACGCAACGGCCCGCTCAGTGATCAGGACCGGGCGTTCTACGAGCAACTGATCACCGCGTTGCGCGCTGACACGAAACATGTGTACGACGTGACGGACTGGTGGCGGATGCCGGCGGCGGGAGACACGGCGGTCAGCCGCGACGGCCACGTGGTGACGGCGACGCTGCGCCTGGACGGGGTGACGGGTTCAACCGAAGCCGTCGACTCGATCACCGCGGCGCGAACCATCGTGGCCGCGTTGCACCCTCCTGACGGTCTGCGGGTCTACATCACCGGGGCCGGCGCCACCATCATGGATGAGTTCGCCGCGATCGATCGGCAGACTCAGGTCATCACCGCTGTGACCCTGGGAGTCCTGTTCGTTTTCCTGGTGATCTTGTACCGGTCGGTGATTACGGCGATGGTGCCACTGGCCTCGGTGATGTCGGGATTGACCGTCGCCAAGCCCATCATCTCCGACCTCGCCTCCCGCCAGTGGATCAGCGTGTCGCTGTTCTCGCTGTCCATCGCCGTCGCGGTGGCTGTCGGAGCGGGTACCGGCTTCGCGATCTTCCTACTCGGCCGGTACCACGAACAGCGCCGGAAAGGTTTCGATCCCGCCGACGCGTTGGCCGACGCCTACCGCAGCGTGGCGCCCGCGATCGTGGGATCCACGCTTATCGTGGTGGCTCCGCTGGGCGCGGTCGGGTGGCTGAGTCTCGCCCGGATCAGCATGTTCGCCACGACGGGCATCCTGTGTGCGATCGGTGTGCTCGCCGTCGGTGTGGCCAGCCTGACGTTGACGCCGGCCCTCATCGCGCTCGCCAGTAGGGCCGGGCTGGTCAAGCCGCCGCAGCGGGAATGGCTGCGCCGGCGCTGGCGGCGCGTCGGCACCCACGTCGCGCGCTGGCCGGCACCCATTCTGGTGGCCACCAGCGTCTTCGTGCTGATCATGCTGCTCGGTCTGCCGGGCGTGCCGATCGGCTGGGACGAAACCGCGTCGACCTCACCCGACACCGAAGCCAACCGCGGCTACCGCGCTGTCAACCAGCACTTCGACGCTAATCACGTCCAGCCTGACGTCGTGACGATCGAGACCGACGAGGACTTGCGCAACCCCGCCGCGCTGGCCGCGATCGGGCGGGTCACCGGCGCCATCATGGGCATCTCCGGTGTGCGCATGGTGCAATCGGCGAGCCATCCCAGTGGAATGGTGTCCAAGCAGGCCTCCCTGTCGGCCACCGGCGGCAATGTCGGCGACCGGCTCGACCAGTTCTCCGACCAGCTCGCCGCCAAGGACAGCACGTTCACCGACCTCGACGCCGGGGTGCGTGAGCTGGGTTCCGGACTCGATCTGATCCAGTCCAGCACCCAAGCGGGCGCTTACGCCATCGGTGGTGTGAGTTTGGCGGTACGCCTGACGCAGCAGGCCACCGACAAGATCCGGGCCCGAGCCGCAGACGTCGCCGAGATCTTCGATCCACTGCGCAGTTTCGTCGGCTCGATCAGCGACTGCCGCACGACTCCGGTGTGTTCGTCGGCCCAAGAGGCGGTGCAGTGGGCCACCGCGGTGGTGGCGGGCTCGAACAAACTGGTGGAAGCGGCCGACACGCTGGCGAAGGCGGCAGTGGACGCGGCCGCGAAACCCGGCGTGCCCCTGCCCGAGGTGCTGGCCGAGGTGAGCACCGAGATGGCCCAGGTCCGGGGGATGGCAGCTCAGGTCAGAGATCTGTTGAGCAATCCCCGTCCGGTGCCCATTCAGGAGCTTCCGGACTACTTGCACCGGCTGGCCTCGGTCTCGCAGGGCAGCCCCGGTGCAAACCTCTACGCGTCCCGCCGCATCCTGACCGATCCGGCCATGCGACCCACGCTCGATCAGTTCTTCTCGCCGAACGGGCATGCCACTCGGTTGTTCGTCTACGGCCAGGGACTGGAATGGGGCGATGAAGGTGCCGCACGGGCTCGTGCGATCGCGGCCGCGGTGACCGACACGGTCAAAGACGGCGCGTTACCGGCGACCGCGGTCGAACTCATCGGTGTCGGACCGGCCACCCGTGACCTGCAGGACATCGTTGGTGGTGACCTGGCCCTGATGGTGGTCATCACCTTGGCCGTCATCCTCTTCATCGCCGCGCTGCTGCTACGCAGTCCGATCGCCGGATTCGTCGTCTTGGCGACGATCCTGGCCTCCTACGTCAGCGCGCTCGGGGCCAGCGTGCTGCTTTTCCACCGTCTGCTGCACCACGACCTGCACTGGTCGGTGCCACCTATCGCGTTCGTGTCGATGGTCGGCATAGCCTCCGGCGGCAACCTGCTGTTCGCGCTGCGCATTCGCGAGGAACTCTCCGCGGGGCTGCGTACCAGCATCATCCGGGCCTCCGCCGCGACCGGGTTGGTCGTCACCGCCGGCGGTGTCGTCGTCGGCCTGACCATGCTCGCCCTGGGGATCAGCAGCGTGCTGAGCGTGGCGCAGATCGGCGTCACCGTGGGACTCGGGCTGGTGGTGAACGCGCTGGTTGTCCGGGCGTTCGTGCTTCCGGCGATGATGGTGGTGCTGGACCGTTGGCTGTGGTGGCCCCGGCGTACGGCCGCCGACGATGAGGAACTCGAACCTGCGACCGCGACCAGATGA